In the Paenibacillus pabuli genome, one interval contains:
- a CDS encoding ABC transporter permease, with translation MADIGTEHSAAYHNAVPKKSFRSRLRKTWNHIKRDRQLLLLFLPCILFYVIFRYGPLYGLIIAFKDYSVFTGVLGSEWVGFKHFITFFTNQDFWILFRNTLLLGMYSLIFGFPFPIMLALLLNEVRNKWFKKSVQTFSYLPAFLSVVIISSMIIDFLSPNHGILNQMLAAFGFEKKYFLVDPGWFRPIYVISEIWANAGYESIIYLAAIAGISPTLYEAAKVDGASRFHMIRHITLPGLFPTMLIMFILKTGSMIRVGYEKVLLLYNPMTYDVADVFSTYVYRKGLLESNYSYAAAVGLFEALVAMVMLLSANALSKRLGGNGLW, from the coding sequence ATGGCAGACATCGGCACGGAACATTCAGCAGCTTACCATAATGCAGTGCCAAAGAAGAGCTTCAGAAGCCGTCTTAGAAAAACGTGGAATCATATCAAGCGCGACAGGCAGCTGCTTCTGCTGTTTCTTCCTTGCATCCTATTTTACGTCATCTTTCGTTACGGGCCACTATATGGACTGATTATTGCCTTCAAAGACTACAGCGTATTTACGGGAGTGCTCGGCAGCGAATGGGTGGGATTTAAGCATTTCATCACGTTTTTTACGAACCAAGACTTCTGGATCCTGTTCCGGAACACGCTTCTCCTTGGGATGTATTCACTCATTTTCGGCTTTCCTTTTCCGATCATGCTTGCCCTTCTGCTGAACGAAGTCCGAAACAAATGGTTTAAAAAATCCGTTCAAACCTTCAGTTATTTGCCAGCATTTTTGTCCGTGGTCATTATCAGCAGCATGATTATCGATTTTCTCTCTCCAAACCATGGTATTTTGAATCAAATGCTGGCTGCGTTCGGTTTTGAGAAAAAATACTTTCTTGTTGATCCGGGGTGGTTCCGTCCAATCTATGTCATTTCGGAAATATGGGCGAACGCAGGATACGAATCGATCATTTATCTGGCGGCGATTGCGGGAATCAGTCCTACGCTCTATGAAGCGGCCAAGGTGGACGGCGCCAGCCGTTTCCATATGATCCGCCATATAACGCTTCCTGGATTGTTTCCCACGATGCTCATCATGTTTATATTGAAAACCGGCTCCATGATTCGCGTCGGTTATGAGAAAGTACTGCTGCTGTACAATCCGATGACCTATGACGTTGCCGACGTATTTTCAACTTATGTTTACCGCAAAGGGCTGCTTGAATCGAATTATAGTTATGCAGCCGCTGTAGGACTATTCGAAGCGCTCGTGGCAATGGTGATGCTGCTGTCCGCCAATGCGCTCAGCAAACGGCTGGGAGGAAACGGCTTATGGTAG
- a CDS encoding carbohydrate ABC transporter permease: protein MVGERKISVFSVINTLILCLVAVATLYPIVYITAVSLSDTAAVIQGKVFLFPKGLNLEAYIEVLKNDTIPRAYLNSIFYTAFGTLVNLLFTAVAAYPLSQKGFFGRKFFMMTIVLTMFLNPGIIPTYVVVQQLGLTDSVWALVLPNAIWTMELIILKSFYENMSSQIREAALIDGASEYRILFNIVIPLSKPALASIGLFYFMGHWNSFFLPLIYLNDPDKYPLQVVLRDMLIYSAENDAGLVDRSALAPQSIKNATIVLSMIPVLLIYPFAQKYFAKGVMLGSEKG from the coding sequence ATGGTAGGAGAGCGCAAAATATCTGTTTTTAGTGTCATTAATACACTGATACTCTGTCTTGTTGCTGTAGCGACGCTCTATCCCATCGTGTACATCACTGCCGTTTCTTTAAGCGATACAGCAGCGGTCATTCAAGGTAAGGTATTTCTTTTTCCGAAAGGTCTAAACCTTGAGGCTTATATCGAGGTGCTTAAAAATGACACGATTCCAAGAGCCTACCTGAATTCTATTTTCTATACGGCATTCGGCACGTTGGTGAACTTACTCTTTACGGCTGTTGCCGCTTACCCCTTGTCCCAAAAAGGATTTTTCGGACGTAAGTTCTTTATGATGACCATTGTTCTAACCATGTTCCTGAATCCCGGCATTATTCCCACTTATGTGGTCGTGCAGCAGCTGGGGTTAACAGATTCGGTTTGGGCTCTTGTGCTTCCCAATGCCATTTGGACAATGGAGCTGATCATTTTGAAAAGCTTTTACGAAAACATGTCTTCCCAGATCCGCGAAGCAGCCTTGATCGACGGTGCTTCCGAATACCGAATTCTGTTCAACATTGTCATTCCCTTATCCAAACCTGCGCTTGCTTCCATCGGACTTTTTTATTTCATGGGGCATTGGAACAGCTTTTTTCTCCCGTTGATTTACTTGAACGATCCGGACAAATATCCTTTGCAGGTCGTGCTGCGGGATATGCTGATCTACAGCGCAGAAAACGACGCGGGACTCGTGGATCGATCGGCGCTGGCCCCTCAGTCCATCAAAAACGCAACTATCGTGCTTTCCATGATTCCGGTTCTGCTCATCTATCCGTTTGCTCAGAAGTATTTCGCCAAAGGGGTGATGCTCGGTTCGGAGAAAGGCTAA
- a CDS encoding zinc-dependent alcohol dehydrogenase, which yields MKIVAAKEGKVTILQSDIPELNKRHVQVRTEYSGISPGTEMSAIKRSGLSPVFLGYSAVGIVEKTGSEVSDILPGDRVACYGVPYVRHAEVISVPTNLITKVPHHVKPEEAAFTGLGAIAIHALRTADVRFGDKVLVVGLGILGNLVAQIAAAGACHTAAFDLSEARVQLLRNQMGIQASFSSEEEVERFVMNETGGFGFDSILLCAGGPGETLINKALEWLRDRGKVVIVGDLSMEFSRDLMFRKEAQVLISRAGGPGRYDMQYEKDNQDYPIGFVRWTEGRNMDEYVRLLADKRITVSPAITHMYALEEAFEAYGNYQSDSAQGTLATLIKYF from the coding sequence ATGAAAATCGTTGCCGCGAAGGAAGGAAAAGTCACGATACTACAATCGGATATCCCCGAACTGAACAAACGACATGTCCAAGTGAGAACCGAATATTCGGGGATTAGTCCAGGTACGGAGATGAGTGCGATTAAGAGATCAGGCTTATCTCCCGTATTCCTTGGCTATAGTGCTGTTGGGATTGTGGAGAAAACAGGAAGTGAAGTCAGCGATATTCTTCCGGGAGACCGAGTGGCTTGTTACGGTGTGCCCTACGTAAGACATGCAGAAGTGATTTCGGTACCGACTAATCTGATAACCAAAGTGCCTCATCATGTCAAACCTGAGGAGGCCGCATTTACAGGGCTCGGAGCGATTGCCATACATGCGCTGCGCACAGCCGACGTGAGGTTCGGCGACAAAGTGCTTGTTGTTGGACTGGGAATTCTCGGTAATCTGGTGGCCCAGATTGCTGCTGCTGGTGCATGCCACACTGCTGCATTCGATCTGAGCGAAGCGCGGGTTCAGCTGCTTCGGAACCAGATGGGAATTCAAGCGAGCTTTTCGAGTGAAGAGGAAGTGGAACGTTTTGTGATGAACGAAACGGGGGGATTCGGATTTGATTCCATCCTTTTATGTGCTGGCGGGCCCGGAGAAACGCTGATTAACAAGGCGCTTGAGTGGCTCCGTGACCGGGGAAAAGTCGTGATCGTCGGTGATTTGTCCATGGAGTTTTCAAGAGATTTAATGTTTCGCAAAGAAGCCCAGGTCCTTATCTCGAGAGCGGGCGGGCCGGGAAGGTACGACATGCAGTACGAGAAAGACAATCAGGATTATCCCATCGGTTTCGTGCGGTGGACGGAAGGAAGAAATATGGACGAGTACGTCAGGTTGCTTGCGGATAAGCGAATTACGGTAAGTCCCGCCATCACGCATATGTATGCGTTGGAAGAAGCATTTGAAGCCTACGGAAATTACCAATCCGATTCGGCTCAAGGGACCCTAGCCACGTTAATCAAGTATTTTTAA
- a CDS encoding GntR family transcriptional regulator, with protein sequence MTKGKEREIYRDIKLAITQHKLLPNSQLVEDALAEAFEVSRTPIRNVLRRLEMEKLVTVIPYRGAFVSCPSVDEAREVFEMRRVIETSMVQKLCRTVKPEQLFPLEVLIREEHQASHEGDIVGALDVTVDIHLKLAELSDNYYYYHFLEELISLTSVIIALYGTDQSFCHDHVDLLAAIQQQDGEQAARIMTEHLWQIERSLNFTETAPNVLNFKEIFQK encoded by the coding sequence ATGACCAAAGGAAAGGAGAGGGAAATCTACCGGGATATCAAACTAGCGATCACACAGCACAAACTGCTGCCTAACTCACAACTGGTTGAGGATGCACTGGCGGAGGCTTTTGAGGTCAGCCGCACGCCAATAAGAAATGTGCTGAGAAGGCTTGAAATGGAGAAGCTGGTCACGGTTATTCCTTACCGGGGAGCTTTTGTCTCTTGTCCTAGTGTGGATGAAGCAAGAGAGGTATTTGAAATGCGCAGGGTCATCGAAACCTCAATGGTCCAAAAGTTATGCAGAACGGTGAAGCCGGAGCAATTGTTCCCGCTCGAGGTTCTGATCCGGGAGGAGCATCAGGCTAGCCATGAAGGCGATATCGTTGGTGCATTGGATGTCACGGTAGATATACACCTTAAGCTGGCAGAACTATCGGATAACTATTACTACTATCATTTTCTGGAGGAGTTGATCTCGCTCACCTCTGTAATCATTGCCCTGTATGGGACGGATCAGAGCTTCTGCCATGATCATGTAGATTTGCTAGCAGCTATTCAGCAGCAAGACGGGGAGCAGGCGGCCCGCATTATGACAGAACATCTATGGCAAATCGAACGTTCGCTAAATTTCACAGAAACGGCGCCCAATGTCCTGAATTTTAAAGAGATCTTTCAGAAGTGA
- a CDS encoding extracellular solute-binding protein — protein sequence MNKRSFMLGLMVVASSVLSACGSGDNEESAVESGNTITISLLHRYQESNIGKSPEDTAVLNGLKRFREDYPNIEIIEEQLQNEDYSIKAQALAAADDMPDVFIVPGSWMTNFVDNEIVLPLDEELDKRPEWRDGYRAGTLDAGTREGQIYGIPIAAGPTHLIYYNADLFGSIGYDQFPSSWPDLMDVGEKLAEKGINLFSYGDKSKGYAMSSWISALTDRINGPEWTESILNGDGAKFTDKGFIQGIGIMSELAKAGYLNKDLNSVDNDTMVNYYFEGRSAAFVSGIWSAMNIVNNAPDEIKASTRVAVFPGVENGLGNPLSSSGGAGVYYSVNSGVEAGEKLDAIMTMLEYMTGSDSAKLMAEVGGFPAYDPGDFDTGKLHPVALAAYEASAAADATKIFDLWFDASIVEVLNTGIQGVMAGSRTPEQLAEETQQAYETFLNQP from the coding sequence TTGAACAAACGGTCATTCATGCTGGGGTTAATGGTGGTGGCATCGTCTGTGCTAAGTGCTTGCGGAAGTGGTGATAACGAAGAATCAGCGGTTGAAAGCGGCAATACCATTACGATATCGCTTCTGCACAGGTATCAGGAATCCAATATTGGCAAAAGTCCAGAGGATACCGCTGTACTTAATGGACTGAAGCGGTTCAGAGAAGATTATCCGAATATCGAGATCATAGAGGAGCAGCTTCAGAACGAGGACTATTCCATTAAAGCTCAGGCACTAGCAGCGGCCGATGATATGCCCGATGTATTTATCGTACCTGGCTCATGGATGACCAATTTTGTGGATAACGAAATCGTACTCCCTTTGGACGAAGAATTAGACAAGCGTCCCGAATGGCGAGACGGTTACCGTGCTGGAACACTGGATGCCGGAACCCGTGAAGGTCAAATTTACGGGATACCCATTGCAGCAGGGCCTACGCATCTGATCTACTATAACGCGGATTTGTTCGGAAGCATCGGTTACGACCAGTTCCCATCGAGCTGGCCGGATCTGATGGATGTCGGAGAAAAGCTGGCCGAAAAAGGCATTAACCTGTTCTCATACGGAGACAAGTCCAAAGGATACGCCATGTCCAGCTGGATCAGTGCGTTGACTGATCGGATCAATGGCCCGGAATGGACGGAGTCCATTTTGAACGGCGATGGTGCTAAGTTTACCGATAAAGGTTTCATACAGGGAATTGGCATCATGAGTGAGCTGGCGAAAGCTGGTTATCTGAATAAGGACCTGAATTCTGTCGACAACGACACCATGGTTAACTATTACTTTGAAGGTCGATCGGCTGCCTTTGTCAGCGGAATCTGGTCAGCAATGAATATCGTGAACAATGCTCCGGATGAGATTAAGGCGAGTACACGAGTTGCCGTCTTTCCGGGCGTCGAGAACGGACTTGGCAATCCACTCAGTTCTTCCGGAGGCGCCGGTGTCTATTATAGCGTTAACTCTGGGGTAGAAGCCGGAGAAAAGTTAGACGCCATCATGACGATGCTAGAGTATATGACCGGTTCGGATAGCGCCAAGCTAATGGCAGAAGTCGGAGGATTCCCGGCCTATGATCCCGGAGACTTCGATACTGGGAAGCTGCATCCGGTAGCCCTGGCTGCTTACGAGGCCAGCGCGGCAGCTGACGCAACTAAAATCTTTGACCTCTGGTTTGATGCTTCGATCGTAGAAGTGCTAAATACGGGGATCCAAGGTGTAATGGCTGGTTCCAGAACACCCGAGCAGCTGGCTGAGGAAACTCAACAAGCCTATGAGACTTTTTTAAATCAACCATAA
- a CDS encoding carbohydrate ABC transporter permease: MGKALRPKGWVLVAYLLPGLLIYSFVVLVPILAALRDSFYSWTGGPKKTYIGMGNYKEILQDDVFWHSFLNNVLMTAYGLIGQVGFGFVFALLLMSKMVKLKGLHRTMSYFPSTLAPVIIAFLWMLVYNYNYGLLNAGLTKLGLGALVQSWLDLTGPIVLLASIPLSWQNIGFFTLLMLAGLSSINKEVLEVAQLDGATGVRKAWYIIIPLAKPTLVVASLLCIANNMRGFEHIYALTGGGPGNSSSVMALYAYETSFLRFRYGYGSALAIAIITLTMLMILLSTLLLQRRNHSKGGA, from the coding sequence ATGGGCAAGGCGCTGCGACCGAAAGGCTGGGTGCTTGTGGCATATCTGCTTCCGGGTCTTCTTATCTATTCATTTGTCGTGCTGGTTCCCATCCTTGCTGCTCTTCGAGACAGCTTCTACTCATGGACAGGAGGTCCCAAAAAAACGTATATCGGCATGGGAAACTACAAGGAAATTCTTCAGGATGATGTGTTCTGGCATTCCTTTCTGAACAATGTACTGATGACAGCCTATGGCTTGATTGGACAAGTAGGGTTCGGTTTTGTTTTTGCTCTGCTGCTGATGTCCAAGATGGTAAAACTAAAAGGGCTGCATCGGACAATGAGCTATTTCCCCTCAACACTTGCCCCGGTAATTATCGCTTTTCTATGGATGCTGGTCTACAACTATAACTACGGTTTACTCAATGCCGGACTAACCAAGCTTGGCCTGGGTGCATTGGTGCAATCCTGGCTGGATCTGACGGGACCAATCGTTCTGCTGGCCTCCATACCTCTGTCTTGGCAAAACATCGGGTTCTTCACACTGCTTATGCTGGCAGGGCTATCGTCAATCAATAAGGAAGTTCTGGAGGTTGCTCAACTGGATGGAGCAACAGGAGTTCGCAAAGCCTGGTATATCATTATTCCTTTGGCCAAACCTACCCTGGTCGTTGCTTCACTGCTCTGTATAGCCAACAATATGCGCGGGTTCGAGCATATCTACGCACTGACCGGGGGCGGTCCAGGCAACTCTTCCTCGGTGATGGCGTTATATGCGTATGAAACGTCTTTCCTGCGTTTCCGGTATGGATACGGTTCTGCGCTCGCCATAGCCATCATTACGCTCACTATGCTTATGATCCTGCTCTCCACACTTTTACTCCAGCGCCGCAATCACTCCAAGGGAGGTGCGTAA